Proteins co-encoded in one Salvia splendens isolate huo1 chromosome 4, SspV2, whole genome shotgun sequence genomic window:
- the LOC121800808 gene encoding uncharacterized protein LOC121800808, with the protein MPEADLDRKITLADDDPPQNEAPPESFWLSKDAEYDWFDRNAFYERKDSKRANSNSTSSSQRFPVTLKPKASIFGLPKAQKTAFMESKRRACKPASIRLFPKRSESKAAVPVVEPGSPKVSCMGRVRSKRGRRRSNSVKKPGEKAKTGICSRVMSLFRSKKGGNGRVMEIVMVDDGEPAPRKSVSVEVRGVPVSGELPGLGGITRFASGRRSGSWVAEEINQAGFDG; encoded by the coding sequence ATGCCTGAAGCTGATCTCGACCGGAAAATCACACTCGCCGACGACGATCCACCGCAAAATGAAGCCCCGCCGGAGTCATTCTGGCTATCAAAAGACGCCGAATACGACTGGTTCGACCGCAACGCATTTTACGAGCGGAAAGACTCGAAGAGAGCCAACTCAAATTCAACCTCAAGTTCTCAGCGCTTTCCGGTTACCTTGAAGCCCAAGGCATCCATATTCGGACTCCCGAAGGCTCAAAAAACCGCCTTCATGGAGTCCAAACGGAGAGCCTGCAAACCGGCCAGCATAAGGCTGTTTCCCAAGCGGTCCGAGTCGAAGGCGGCCGTGCCCGTGGTCGAACCGGGTTCGCCCAAGGTTTCCTGCATGGGGCGGGTCAGATCTAAGCGGGGCCGGCGGCGGTCCAACTCGGTGAAAAAACCGGGCGAGAAGGCGAAAACCGGGATCTGCTCGAGGGTGATGAGCCTATTCCGGTCGAAGAAGGGCGGGAATGGGAGGGTGATGGAGATCGTCATGGTTGACGATGGTGAACCGGCGCCGCGGAAAAGCGTGAGCGTTGAAGTGAGGGGAGTTCCGGTTAGTGGCGAACTGCCCGGGTTGGGTGGGATAACCCGGTTCGCATCGGGTAGGCGGTCTGGGTCGTGGGTGGCTGAGGAGATAAATCAGGCGGGATTTGATGGGTAA